One stretch of Lottiidibacillus patelloidae DNA includes these proteins:
- a CDS encoding YehS family protein encodes MDNNDLIIRLRYALDIKNTDMVEIFKLGGVEVTKADVMRILIKTESADAENQIKCNNKMFDAFLNGFIIFKRGKQEPKPGMPTPPPAPAPKSPNVNNLLLKKVKIALSLTTEDMLDILDEGGIAVSKGELGALLRKEGHKNYKECKDGFARRFLKGLAIRYRELKD; translated from the coding sequence ATGGATAATAACGATTTAATTATTCGCTTAAGATATGCGTTAGATATAAAAAATACCGATATGGTAGAGATATTTAAGCTTGGTGGGGTTGAAGTGACAAAGGCTGATGTCATGCGAATTCTCATCAAAACAGAGTCTGCTGATGCGGAAAACCAAATCAAATGTAATAACAAAATGTTCGATGCCTTTTTAAACGGGTTTATTATTTTCAAACGAGGCAAGCAAGAGCCAAAACCTGGGATGCCAACTCCGCCACCAGCACCAGCACCGAAAAGCCCGAACGTCAATAACCTTCTATTAAAGAAAGTGAAAATAGCACTGTCGTTAACGACGGAAGATATGCTCGATATTTTGGACGAAGGCGGGATTGCTGTTTCCAAAGGGGAACTAGGTGCGTTATTACGAAAAGAAGGCCATAAAAATTACAAAGAGTGTAAAGATGGTTTCGCAAGGAGATTCCTAAAAGGACTAGCTATTCGCTACAGAGAATTAAAAGATTAA
- a CDS encoding MFS transporter, whose protein sequence is MDKKNSHFRWIVFVSVLFTYLLMSSQRTAPGLITDQIMVDFNVTATTIGLLVSIQFFVYTILQIPMGLLADRFGPNFFLIIGATLTGIGTIIYSIGTHSFILFSARILIGLGDATIWVNMVLILGLWFKRREFTRLIGITAMTGSLGFLVATVPFALWIDLLGWRAAFFSAGFLLCACGLLLYFVLLKKPKESLFIEIKREEQREKTLALLRRIFSSRQAWSLFLCHFGIVGTYIGFISSWGVPYGMELYDMTRTEASQLIMLGLIGALIGAPLAGHISSVLNKIKQPYIVVHLTLLLTWSIFLIFHGHPPLALLITLFFIIGLAYGANALTFAAVRQTFPIKDVGIVTGFANTGGFLSAVLLPSIFGIVLDHFQAVSGNLVEGYFYGFITPVVFSIIGLIGVLSLEDR, encoded by the coding sequence ATGGATAAGAAAAATAGCCACTTCCGCTGGATTGTCTTCGTTTCTGTATTATTTACGTATTTATTAATGTCGAGCCAACGTACTGCACCTGGCTTAATTACTGACCAAATCATGGTAGATTTCAATGTTACGGCGACTACGATTGGCTTACTAGTAAGTATTCAATTTTTTGTATACACTATTTTGCAAATTCCAATGGGGCTTTTAGCAGATCGTTTTGGACCTAACTTTTTTCTCATTATCGGTGCAACGCTGACAGGCATTGGAACGATTATTTATAGTATAGGCACACATTCATTCATCTTATTTTCCGCAAGAATTTTAATCGGGTTAGGCGATGCGACGATATGGGTGAATATGGTCTTAATATTAGGCCTCTGGTTTAAGAGGAGAGAATTCACGCGCTTAATCGGTATTACTGCAATGACAGGTAGCTTAGGCTTTTTAGTTGCGACTGTTCCTTTCGCATTATGGATTGACCTTCTCGGATGGCGAGCTGCATTTTTCTCCGCAGGATTTTTACTTTGTGCATGCGGACTTCTTCTTTATTTCGTTCTTTTGAAAAAGCCTAAAGAATCCTTATTTATTGAAATAAAACGAGAAGAGCAACGGGAAAAAACGCTAGCTTTACTACGAAGAATTTTTTCTAGCCGACAAGCGTGGTCTTTATTTTTATGTCACTTCGGAATCGTTGGAACATATATTGGTTTTATTAGTTCATGGGGAGTTCCTTATGGGATGGAACTTTATGATATGACACGGACAGAGGCAAGTCAGCTAATCATGTTAGGTTTAATCGGCGCTTTAATTGGTGCTCCGTTAGCTGGCCATATTTCTAGTGTATTAAATAAAATAAAGCAACCTTATATAGTTGTCCACCTCACTTTATTACTCACTTGGTCGATATTTTTGATCTTTCACGGTCATCCTCCACTAGCTTTGCTAATTACCCTTTTCTTTATTATTGGCCTTGCTTATGGGGCAAATGCGTTAACGTTTGCTGCTGTGCGGCAAACATTTCCTATTAAAGATGTGGGTATCGTAACTGGTTTTGCAAATACTGGTGGCTTTTTAAGTGCTGTACTTCTGCCGAGTATTTTTGGAATTGTGTTGGATCATTTTCAAGCTGTTTCAGGTAATCTAGTCGAAGGATATTTCTATGGCTTTATCACGCCTGTTGTCTTCTCTATTATTGGATTAATTGGAGTATTATCTTTGGAAGATAGGTAG
- a CDS encoding TerC family protein — MELSILLEYGWVLLLLIAIEGLLAADNALVLAIMVKHLPEEERKRALFYGLAGAFVFRFGSLFAISFLVDVWQVQAIGALYLLFIAGNHIFRKLVLNKRKDPDKDQKQEKKAGFWGTVFKVELADIAFAVDSILAAVALAVTLPNTNLPKIGGLDGGKFLVIFAGGLIGLIIMRFAANYFVKLLHSRPGLEIAAFLIVGWVGVKLSVYTLSHPELAILPEGFAKSPAWKITFYVVLLLIAAGGWFLSKPKEEEKEASNL; from the coding sequence ATGGAATTATCGATTTTATTAGAATACGGATGGGTATTGTTATTATTAATTGCAATTGAGGGATTACTAGCTGCTGATAACGCACTAGTACTGGCAATAATGGTTAAACATCTACCTGAAGAGGAAAGGAAAAGAGCATTATTTTATGGACTTGCGGGTGCATTTGTATTCCGTTTCGGTTCACTATTTGCTATTTCTTTCCTTGTTGATGTATGGCAGGTACAGGCAATTGGAGCACTTTATTTGTTATTTATTGCAGGGAACCATATCTTCAGAAAGCTTGTTTTAAATAAAAGAAAAGATCCCGATAAAGATCAAAAGCAAGAGAAAAAAGCTGGTTTTTGGGGAACTGTTTTCAAAGTGGAACTAGCAGATATTGCTTTTGCTGTTGACTCTATTTTAGCAGCAGTTGCACTTGCAGTAACGCTTCCAAACACTAATCTACCAAAAATTGGTGGTCTTGATGGAGGGAAATTTTTAGTTATTTTTGCAGGTGGATTAATTGGGCTTATCATTATGCGTTTTGCAGCGAACTACTTTGTGAAATTACTACATTCTAGACCTGGCTTGGAGATTGCTGCCTTCCTTATCGTCGGTTGGGTAGGTGTGAAACTTTCCGTATATACGTTATCACACCCTGAATTAGCGATATTACCCGAAGGATTTGCAAAATCCCCTGCTTGGAAAATAACGTTTTATGTTGTACTTTTACTTATTGCAGCTGGTGGTTGGTTCTTATCAAAGCCAAAAGAAGAGGAAAAAGAGGCGTCAAACTTGTAG
- a CDS encoding nucleotide excision repair endonuclease has protein sequence MINITIPKADVSITEREQIITGDEPLIPSIEGFIDLHQIPRDKGGMILFYNSKNELLLVGKGRKLRQRVKKHLEDNVSPLKPHRAEVHRIDVIIVEDAMERDIYETYLINKLKAKYNVDKVYYK, from the coding sequence ATGATTAACATTACAATTCCAAAGGCAGATGTCTCCATTACGGAGAGAGAACAAATTATTACAGGCGATGAACCATTAATTCCTTCGATTGAAGGCTTTATTGATCTTCACCAAATCCCAAGAGACAAGGGCGGCATGATTTTATTTTATAACAGCAAGAACGAGCTTCTCTTAGTTGGTAAAGGTAGAAAACTAAGACAACGAGTAAAAAAGCATTTAGAAGATAATGTTTCTCCACTTAAACCCCATCGTGCTGAAGTACATCGTATTGATGTCATCATCGTCGAAGACGCAATGGAACGAGACATTTACGAGACGTACTTAATTAATAAACTTAAAGCTAAATATAATGTAGATAAAGTCTATTATAAATAA
- a CDS encoding M48 family metallopeptidase, producing the protein MFHTYDGKTLQYEIKYKQRQSIRMTIDHHGYVEVHAPKGTSNDKIIQLLEGNWDVIQQKIAETKARMSGPQEKTYEDGESFLFLGKSYRIKISVDEKIEQDLVQFNEDQLFIIVKKIDDDRIKQALKRFYYKQCKKIVEKRIKYFQSHFKVKPRSVSISDSKTTWGTCDAKLQLTFNWRLAMAPQHVIDYVVVHEMCHMLHLNHDRSFWRLVGKIMPDYKEQEKWLANSNWKMTV; encoded by the coding sequence ATGTTCCATACATATGATGGTAAGACGCTTCAATACGAGATAAAGTACAAACAACGGCAATCAATACGTATGACCATTGATCACCATGGCTACGTTGAAGTGCATGCTCCGAAAGGGACTTCTAATGATAAAATCATTCAACTATTAGAGGGAAACTGGGATGTCATTCAACAAAAGATAGCCGAGACAAAAGCGAGAATGTCTGGGCCTCAGGAAAAGACGTATGAGGACGGAGAAAGTTTTCTCTTTTTAGGCAAATCGTATCGAATTAAAATTTCCGTAGATGAAAAAATTGAGCAGGATTTAGTACAATTTAACGAAGATCAGCTTTTTATTATAGTGAAAAAAATAGATGATGACAGAATAAAACAAGCGTTAAAGCGATTTTATTACAAGCAATGTAAAAAAATAGTGGAGAAGCGCATCAAATATTTTCAAAGTCACTTTAAAGTGAAACCTCGATCGGTCAGCATCTCTGATAGTAAAACAACATGGGGAACGTGTGATGCAAAGCTTCAGTTAACTTTCAATTGGCGGCTAGCGATGGCACCACAACATGTGATTGACTATGTCGTTGTTCACGAAATGTGTCACATGCTCCATTTAAATCACGACAGATCATTCTGGCGTCTCGTTGGAAAAATAATGCCAGATTATAAAGAGCAGGAAAAGTGGTTAGCTAACTCAAACTGGAAGATGACGGTTTAG
- a CDS encoding YkoF family thiamine/hydroxymethylpyrimidine-binding protein, which produces MQGLSCSTSRIVGCRFSIYPMTDNFVEVILNALREVDTSKVWMETDDVTTCIRGRSEHVFDVAKAIFIHAAKTSVHVVFNGTFSVGCPGDSEGNSYMSMNDERLNEEASIKEKVEVATQIALYPLNNPDYLQIIAEQVEVAKEHGTFTKGVHYASRLDGDANDVFKTLEQSFVNVYKTHEHSHVAMTATISANSPSKKEAI; this is translated from the coding sequence ATGCAAGGTTTAAGTTGTAGCACCAGTAGAATCGTAGGGTGTCGTTTTTCCATCTATCCTATGACAGACAATTTTGTTGAGGTGATTTTAAACGCATTAAGAGAGGTCGATACAAGTAAGGTTTGGATGGAAACGGATGACGTAACAACATGTATTAGAGGACGAAGTGAACACGTATTTGATGTGGCAAAAGCTATTTTCATCCATGCGGCAAAAACGAGTGTACACGTTGTTTTTAATGGAACATTTTCTGTTGGATGCCCTGGAGATAGTGAGGGGAATAGTTATATGTCAATGAATGATGAACGCCTAAATGAGGAAGCATCAATTAAAGAAAAAGTAGAGGTGGCTACTCAAATTGCTCTCTATCCTTTAAACAATCCAGACTATTTGCAGATTATTGCAGAACAGGTAGAGGTGGCAAAGGAACATGGAACTTTCACCAAGGGTGTTCATTATGCGTCTCGCCTTGATGGAGATGCCAATGATGTATTTAAAACCTTGGAGCAATCTTTTGTTAATGTGTATAAAACACATGAACATAGTCATGTGGCGATGACTGCAACGATTTCAGCAAATAGCCCGTCAAAGAAGGAAGCAATATAA
- a CDS encoding DUF6407 family protein — protein sequence MTINFEDFVIKTVNNISNFDNENMDCIKQVVKEAIACYKLKSYEEIEETKSGAVKILHIHSMAEENLLSKVVQSAIKGDNTYNVEAVYEGRVVREY from the coding sequence ATGACTATCAATTTTGAGGATTTTGTAATAAAAACAGTAAATAATATTAGTAATTTTGATAATGAAAATATGGATTGTATAAAGCAAGTCGTAAAAGAAGCAATTGCTTGTTATAAACTGAAATCGTATGAGGAAATTGAAGAGACAAAGTCAGGGGCTGTTAAAATTTTACATATCCATTCAATGGCAGAGGAAAACTTATTATCTAAAGTTGTACAATCAGCAATAAAAGGCGACAACACTTATAATGTTGAGGCTGTATATGAAGGTCGAGTTGTTAGGGAATATTAG
- a CDS encoding NADP-dependent oxidoreductase yields the protein MKAIVIEAYGDKNTLVEKEIDTPKISEDQVLVEIHATSINPIDWKVREGYLKEMIPFEFPIILGWDAAGVVVEAGSNVTDFKVGDRVFTRPATTNRGTYAEYVAVESNLLAKMPEEMNFEEAASIPLAGLTAWQCLVDFGKIQEGDKVLIHAGAGGVGIFAIQIAKSFGAYVATTASESNIEFLKSLGADEVINYKEEDFSEVLNEFDLVLDSMGGEIQSKSYKVLKENGKLVSIVQPPSEEEAASFNAQAGFVWLEPNGEQLQKLADLYVEGKVKPVIGKTFELSEQGLKDAHDLSETHHARGKIVIRVK from the coding sequence ATGAAAGCAATTGTTATTGAAGCGTATGGAGATAAGAATACACTTGTAGAGAAAGAGATTGATACACCGAAAATCTCAGAAGACCAGGTTTTAGTGGAAATACATGCAACTTCTATTAACCCGATAGATTGGAAAGTTCGTGAAGGTTATTTGAAAGAAATGATTCCTTTTGAATTCCCAATTATCTTAGGATGGGATGCAGCAGGTGTTGTTGTCGAAGCAGGAAGTAATGTAACAGATTTCAAAGTAGGAGACAGAGTATTTACTCGCCCAGCAACGACAAATCGTGGTACGTATGCTGAATACGTAGCTGTAGAATCTAACTTGCTTGCAAAAATGCCTGAGGAAATGAACTTTGAAGAAGCAGCATCTATTCCTTTAGCTGGATTAACTGCATGGCAATGTCTTGTTGATTTTGGAAAAATTCAAGAAGGTGACAAAGTGTTAATTCATGCGGGAGCAGGTGGCGTTGGAATCTTCGCTATCCAAATCGCTAAAAGCTTTGGTGCTTATGTTGCGACAACGGCTAGTGAAAGTAATATTGAGTTCTTAAAATCTCTTGGTGCTGATGAAGTCATCAATTATAAAGAAGAAGATTTCAGTGAAGTGTTAAATGAGTTTGACCTTGTGTTAGATTCTATGGGTGGAGAAATTCAATCTAAAAGCTATAAAGTGTTAAAAGAAAACGGTAAACTTGTTTCTATCGTTCAACCACCATCTGAAGAAGAAGCGGCAAGCTTTAACGCGCAAGCTGGATTCGTATGGTTAGAGCCAAATGGAGAACAGCTCCAAAAATTAGCTGACCTTTATGTAGAAGGTAAAGTGAAGCCAGTGATCGGAAAAACATTTGAATTAAGTGAACAAGGACTAAAGGATGCACATGATCTAAGTGAAACACATCATGCTCGTGGAAAAATTGTTATCCGCGTAAAATAA
- a CDS encoding DinB family protein, translating into MEETMLFQQLDFYRHLTLSLLDSIEEEKINEVPAGYKNSVLWNAGHIYVSTEFMVIRQTGEELNIPDGYRDLFSGGTKPADWTVEPPSINEIKSLLKEQPERIKTSLKGKTSNDLLYPFEIPNLIKLTTIGEVLNFALYHEGQHTGFMKGLKNAINK; encoded by the coding sequence ATGGAAGAAACTATGTTGTTTCAACAGTTAGATTTTTATCGTCATTTAACACTTTCTTTACTTGATAGTATCGAAGAGGAAAAGATAAATGAAGTTCCAGCTGGCTACAAAAATTCGGTGTTATGGAATGCTGGGCATATCTACGTATCTACGGAGTTTATGGTCATTCGTCAAACAGGTGAAGAGTTGAATATTCCTGATGGATATCGTGATTTATTTAGTGGTGGCACAAAGCCTGCTGATTGGACAGTTGAGCCACCAAGTATCAATGAAATAAAATCTCTATTAAAAGAACAACCAGAAAGAATCAAAACTTCTTTAAAAGGAAAAACAAGTAATGATTTACTTTATCCTTTTGAGATTCCAAATCTTATTAAACTAACAACAATTGGTGAGGTACTTAACTTTGCTCTCTACCATGAAGGTCAACATACTGGATTTATGAAAGGGTTAAAGAACGCTATAAATAAGTAA
- a CDS encoding carbohydrate binding domain-containing protein: MNSKMFNTFLIVILLFPNLLPIVASSQTNQDSTNARVLEDSDWTLVWSDEFDGTELDQTKWSYDTGNGFVQDDGNYVPGWGNQELQYYSEDNVKVQDGKLVIEGKKETISDDRGTYDYTSGKITTRGLYSKKYGKFEARMKLPEGQGFWPAFWMMPENDVYGGWAASGEIDIMEAAGARVDRVGGALHYGGQWPNNSYTAADYHFPSGESITDFHVYSVEWEPGEIRYYVDGNLYQTLNNWSSTSNGNPAKFAYPAPFDQEFFLILNLAIGGWYGGNPDDTTNFPGVMEVDYVKVYELEGKEYLEPVEPSFEKEELPADSKTAINGSYVYDPEYTEGFTVVKTGADQLDETYWNFVHLDLFGGNGSVSVDTIDSTNFAKVDISEQGSQTYSIQLIQNVTLGKGRYYKLSFDAKAEAARNMNIKLGGGESRGYKAYSPNYEIPLTDEVNSYEYVFQMQDESDALARLEFNLGLNNKTVWIGNVVLEEVEAVDPYNETEDKEPLEDGNHVYNGTFDLGRMDRMTYWEFSASDNGATASVDADARELAVAISNGGAEDSIKLVQRGMNLQPNDEYQISFDAKAADARDIKVVLVSRDGSVQYTDLQTVSLTTAMEEKVITFVMPDTLDTGGQLVFLLGGSSHDVVLDNVKMTRLTNNNASLTLEEIFPLRNGDFSNELANWNNHVQGNYDGPSSASFAVEEGMAKVSIGHEGVNPWDVIFMQEGLSLKAGNQYVVSFDAKSTVERQFEVIVDNASYHRYFSETLDLTTDSKHFSFEFEMTQDDTVGLKYLLGKISGASEIGAAHDVYFDNVRLEVKGEREKAFPLKNGSFSEGDANWGQHIQGVYDGSSKASMSFENEAKISIEHTGVNPWDVLLAQEGLTLYPNKQYVLQFEAKSTTDRKLEVIIDNGAPSYHRYFANILDLTTDTQTFTFEFEMPNEDVTGVKFLLGSVDGTVIDTLHDVVIDNVRLEVKGARELLGSDTTGTTDPEEPTDPEEPTEPTEPEQEKTWKEVGENLLVDGSFDTTTSFGNPDQPAANGWNIFNQGVYEAWAGLADFSVENGELKASVTQPGWAWWQIQLYQENIDVPSGFYKLSFDAKSDQERKIYAELAGSGVPMEAFTVNETMQSFETIIEVTETGQFKFLFGFGKEPSEPDLSSPNTIFLDNVRLVEVVEDTSTTEDPEEDGNEDEGNEEEGNENEGNEDEGNEEEQNEELPNTATSFYNWLALGFTLVMTGFIFLVVQRRKFNKVS; this comes from the coding sequence ATGAATTCAAAAATGTTTAACACATTCTTAATCGTCATTTTATTATTCCCGAACTTATTACCTATCGTCGCATCTTCACAAACAAACCAAGATTCTACTAATGCAAGAGTATTAGAAGACTCTGATTGGACTTTAGTATGGAGTGATGAATTTGATGGTACGGAATTAGACCAAACAAAATGGTCATACGATACTGGAAATGGATTTGTACAAGATGATGGTAACTACGTTCCAGGATGGGGAAATCAAGAATTACAATATTATTCAGAAGATAATGTAAAAGTTCAAGATGGAAAACTTGTCATTGAAGGAAAAAAAGAAACGATTTCAGATGACAGAGGAACATATGATTATACGTCTGGAAAGATTACTACACGAGGTCTTTATAGTAAAAAATACGGAAAATTTGAAGCAAGAATGAAATTGCCAGAAGGTCAAGGTTTTTGGCCAGCATTTTGGATGATGCCTGAAAATGATGTTTATGGTGGCTGGGCTGCTTCAGGTGAAATTGACATTATGGAGGCTGCAGGAGCGAGAGTTGATCGAGTTGGCGGTGCTCTTCATTACGGAGGTCAATGGCCAAACAATTCATATACTGCCGCAGACTACCATTTCCCAAGTGGGGAAAGTATTACAGATTTTCATGTGTACAGTGTAGAGTGGGAACCAGGAGAAATTCGTTATTATGTTGATGGTAACTTATACCAAACACTAAATAACTGGAGCAGTACTTCTAATGGAAACCCTGCAAAATTTGCATATCCTGCACCATTTGACCAGGAATTCTTTTTAATTTTAAACTTAGCCATCGGTGGTTGGTATGGTGGAAACCCTGATGATACAACAAACTTCCCAGGAGTTATGGAAGTTGACTACGTCAAAGTATATGAGTTAGAAGGAAAAGAATACTTAGAACCAGTTGAGCCTTCGTTTGAAAAAGAAGAATTACCTGCAGATTCTAAAACTGCTATTAATGGTAGTTACGTATACGATCCTGAATATACAGAAGGATTTACTGTTGTAAAAACTGGTGCTGATCAATTAGATGAGACTTACTGGAACTTTGTTCATTTAGATTTATTCGGTGGAAATGGTTCAGTCTCAGTCGATACGATTGATAGTACGAACTTTGCAAAAGTAGATATTTCCGAACAAGGAAGTCAAACGTATTCGATTCAATTAATCCAAAATGTAACATTAGGTAAAGGAAGATATTATAAGCTCTCATTTGATGCAAAAGCAGAAGCTGCTCGTAATATGAATATAAAGTTAGGTGGAGGAGAAAGTAGAGGGTATAAAGCTTACTCTCCTAACTATGAAATACCTTTAACAGATGAAGTGAATTCATATGAGTATGTATTCCAAATGCAAGATGAATCAGATGCTCTTGCGCGCCTTGAGTTCAACTTAGGTCTAAACAATAAAACTGTTTGGATTGGAAATGTTGTACTAGAGGAAGTGGAAGCAGTAGATCCATACAATGAAACGGAAGATAAAGAGCCTTTAGAGGATGGCAATCATGTATATAACGGAACATTTGATTTAGGTCGCATGGATCGTATGACATATTGGGAATTCTCTGCTTCAGATAATGGAGCAACGGCTTCTGTTGATGCAGATGCACGTGAACTAGCTGTTGCAATTAGCAATGGTGGTGCTGAAGATTCTATTAAACTCGTTCAAAGAGGGATGAACTTACAACCAAATGATGAGTATCAAATTTCATTTGATGCAAAAGCTGCTGATGCTCGTGACATTAAAGTAGTACTAGTAAGTAGAGATGGAAGTGTTCAATATACCGACTTACAAACAGTTTCTTTAACAACAGCTATGGAGGAAAAGGTAATAACGTTTGTAATGCCTGATACATTGGATACAGGTGGTCAACTAGTATTCTTGTTAGGTGGTTCAAGTCATGATGTTGTCTTAGATAATGTAAAAATGACTCGTCTAACAAATAATAATGCTAGCCTTACGCTTGAAGAAATTTTCCCATTAAGAAATGGTGATTTTTCAAACGAACTAGCAAATTGGAACAATCACGTTCAAGGTAACTATGATGGACCTTCATCTGCTAGTTTTGCAGTAGAAGAAGGAATGGCTAAAGTTTCAATTGGACATGAAGGGGTAAACCCATGGGATGTCATCTTCATGCAAGAAGGACTATCTTTAAAAGCAGGTAATCAATATGTCGTTTCATTTGATGCGAAGTCTACAGTTGAGAGACAATTTGAAGTAATAGTAGATAACGCAAGCTACCATCGTTATTTTTCAGAAACATTAGACTTAACAACAGATTCTAAACATTTTTCGTTTGAATTTGAAATGACACAAGATGATACAGTAGGACTAAAATATTTACTAGGTAAAATTTCAGGTGCTTCAGAAATCGGGGCAGCACATGATGTTTACTTTGATAATGTAAGATTAGAAGTAAAAGGTGAAAGAGAAAAAGCTTTCCCACTGAAAAATGGTTCATTCAGTGAGGGAGATGCAAATTGGGGACAACATATTCAAGGTGTATATGATGGAAGCTCGAAAGCTTCAATGAGTTTTGAAAATGAAGCGAAAATCTCTATTGAGCATACGGGTGTTAATCCGTGGGATGTTCTTTTAGCTCAAGAAGGATTAACATTATATCCTAACAAACAATATGTATTACAATTTGAAGCTAAATCGACAACAGATCGTAAGCTAGAAGTAATCATTGATAACGGAGCACCAAGTTATCATCGTTATTTTGCTAACATTTTAGATCTAACTACTGATACACAAACGTTTACGTTTGAGTTTGAAATGCCAAATGAAGATGTGACTGGCGTTAAGTTTTTACTAGGTTCAGTTGACGGTACTGTTATCGACACATTACACGATGTAGTCATTGATAATGTAAGATTAGAAGTGAAGGGTGCTAGAGAACTGTTAGGTTCAGATACAACTGGAACAACAGATCCTGAGGAACCGACAGATCCTGAAGAACCAACAGAACCGACTGAACCAGAACAAGAAAAGACTTGGAAAGAAGTTGGAGAAAATTTATTAGTAGATGGAAGCTTTGATACAACAACTTCTTTTGGAAATCCGGATCAACCAGCTGCTAACGGATGGAATATCTTCAACCAAGGTGTTTATGAGGCTTGGGCTGGACTAGCAGATTTCTCTGTAGAAAATGGAGAACTAAAGGCTTCTGTAACACAACCAGGTTGGGCTTGGTGGCAAATCCAGCTTTACCAAGAGAACATTGATGTACCAAGTGGTTTTTATAAACTTTCATTCGATGCAAAGTCAGACCAAGAGAGAAAAATCTACGCGGAACTAGCAGGTTCTGGAGTTCCGATGGAAGCATTTACAGTAAATGAAACGATGCAAAGCTTTGAGACAATTATCGAAGTGACAGAAACAGGTCAATTCAAGTTCTTATTTGGTTTCGGTAAGGAACCTTCTGAGCCGGATTTATCTTCTCCAAATACAATTTTCTTAGATAACGTTAGACTTGTAGAGGTAGTTGAAGATACAAGCACGACGGAAGATCCTGAAGAAGATGGTAATGAGGACGAGGGCAATGAAGAAGAAGGTAACGAAAACGAAGGAAACGAAGATGAAGGTAATGAAGAGGAGCAAAATGAAGAATTACCGAACACTGCTACTTCTTTCTATAACTGGTTAGCACTAGGGTTTACTCTTGTTATGACTGGATTTATCTTCTTAGTCGTTCAAAGAAGGAAGTTTAATAAAGTATCGTAA
- a CDS encoding aspartyl protease family protein — translation MKFIIKDYIPVSSIPIQYKDSIRVYDHVLVDTGCSSTILDTDLAQEIEIIIDLENAITREMFGIGGSEICIEQKVENLIIDKYKFDQFTIQLGDIKELYGFDAILGNDFFMAKELLIDFYKYEINAPFNNY, via the coding sequence ATGAAGTTTATAATAAAAGATTATATACCAGTGTCATCCATCCCTATTCAATACAAAGATAGTATTAGAGTTTACGATCACGTTTTAGTTGATACAGGATGTTCATCTACTATTCTGGACACAGACCTAGCACAAGAAATAGAAATCATAATAGATTTGGAAAATGCAATTACTAGAGAGATGTTTGGAATAGGTGGATCAGAAATATGTATTGAACAAAAAGTGGAAAATCTGATTATTGATAAATATAAATTTGATCAATTCACAATTCAATTAGGAGATATAAAAGAATTATATGGATTTGATGCAATTTTGGGTAATGACTTTTTCATGGCAAAAGAATTACTAATTGATTTCTATAAATATGAGATCAATGCCCCTTTCAACAACTATTAA
- the yiaA gene encoding inner membrane protein YiaA: MSDINENQLMMNEEKKPKIKVERKVGEPTAAFKGASWAALVVGVSAYLIGLFNATMELNEKGYYFAVLVFGLYAAVSLQKAVRDKEEDIPVSGIYYGLSWFAVTVAISLMAIGLYNAGSIILSEKGFYAMSFVLSLFASITIQKNIRDTQLAKERD, from the coding sequence ATGTCTGATATAAATGAAAATCAGTTAATGATGAACGAAGAAAAGAAGCCAAAGATTAAGGTTGAAAGAAAAGTAGGAGAACCGACTGCTGCATTTAAAGGGGCAAGTTGGGCAGCTTTAGTTGTAGGTGTTTCTGCTTATTTGATTGGCTTGTTCAATGCAACAATGGAACTAAATGAGAAGGGTTATTACTTTGCTGTATTGGTATTCGGACTGTATGCAGCTGTATCTCTTCAAAAAGCAGTAAGGGACAAGGAAGAGGATATCCCGGTTTCGGGAATCTATTATGGACTTAGTTGGTTTGCTGTTACAGTAGCCATTTCCTTGATGGCCATTGGACTTTACAATGCAGGAAGTATTATCTTAAGCGAAAAAGGATTTTATGCTATGTCATTTGTTCTTAGTCTATTTGCTTCAATTACCATTCAAAAAAATATTAGAGATACGCAGTTGGCTAAAGAAAGAGATTAA